A single window of Pectobacterium parmentieri DNA harbors:
- the mtr gene encoding tryptophan permease yields MATHAVQENTVEQNGTGKRLPSLFGGSMIIAGTIIGAGMFSLPVVMSGAWFFWSFAVLVFTWFCMYHSGLMILEANLNYPSGASFDTLTKDLLGKRWNVLNGISIAFVLYILTYAYISASGSIIHHTLAEMSIDFSARVGGCLFALFVALTVWWSTSAVSRMTAFFLAAKVLTFFMTFGSLLWNVKPAVLFNVAQEAPSYLPYVLMTLPFCLTSFGFHGNVPSLVKHYGHKPQVIKRCLFIGSVLALVMYVIWLISTMGNIARPDFIGIAERGGNIDVLVQALGGVLNSAYLDVLLTVFSNFAVACSFLGVTLGLFDYLADLLKFDDSRMGRAKTALVTFLPPIIGGLLYPNGFIYAIGFAGLAATVWAVITPALLALASRRRFGSPLFRVRGGNVMITLVLLFGIGTALIHILSSFDVLPVYR; encoded by the coding sequence ATGGCCACACACGCAGTGCAAGAAAATACAGTAGAACAAAACGGTACAGGAAAGCGTCTTCCCTCGCTGTTTGGCGGGTCGATGATCATTGCAGGGACGATTATCGGCGCGGGGATGTTTTCCCTGCCAGTGGTGATGTCGGGTGCCTGGTTTTTCTGGTCATTTGCTGTGTTGGTGTTTACCTGGTTCTGTATGTATCACTCAGGGCTCATGATTCTGGAAGCTAACCTGAATTATCCGAGCGGTGCCAGCTTTGATACGCTGACCAAAGATCTACTGGGCAAGCGCTGGAATGTCCTTAATGGCATATCGATTGCCTTTGTCCTCTATATCCTGACCTACGCCTATATCTCGGCGAGTGGTTCCATTATCCATCACACGCTTGCCGAGATGTCGATCGATTTCTCCGCCCGCGTCGGCGGTTGCCTGTTTGCACTGTTTGTCGCGTTGACCGTGTGGTGGAGTACGTCGGCGGTGAGTCGGATGACCGCCTTTTTTCTGGCGGCGAAGGTGCTGACCTTTTTCATGACGTTCGGCAGCCTGCTGTGGAATGTTAAGCCTGCTGTTTTATTCAATGTTGCGCAAGAAGCGCCCAGCTATCTTCCGTATGTGCTGATGACGCTGCCATTCTGTCTGACTTCTTTCGGTTTTCATGGCAACGTTCCCAGTTTGGTGAAGCATTACGGCCACAAGCCACAGGTAATCAAGCGTTGCCTGTTTATTGGCAGCGTGCTGGCGCTGGTGATGTATGTCATTTGGCTGATTAGCACGATGGGAAACATCGCCCGTCCCGACTTTATCGGAATTGCTGAGCGGGGCGGCAATATTGATGTTCTGGTGCAGGCGTTGGGCGGCGTGTTGAATAGCGCTTATCTGGACGTGTTGCTCACTGTCTTTTCCAACTTTGCCGTTGCCTGTTCGTTTCTCGGGGTCACGCTGGGGCTGTTTGATTATCTGGCTGATTTGCTGAAATTTGACGATAGCCGAATGGGAAGAGCCAAAACGGCGCTGGTGACCTTTCTGCCGCCTATTATCGGCGGCCTGCTGTATCCGAACGGTTTTATTTACGCGATTGGGTTTGCCGGGCTGGCCGCTACCGTATGGGCGGTGATTACGCCAGCGCTGTTGGCGCTCGCGTCGCGTCGCCGTTTCGGCAGCCCGCTGTTCCGCGTGCGGGGGGGTAATGTGATGATTACGCTGGTGCTGTTATTTGGCATCGGCA